Proteins encoded together in one Gemmatimonadota bacterium DH-78 window:
- the hrpB gene encoding ATP-dependent helicase HrpB — protein MSRRPIAPPLPVDEALPELQRALAEVGSAVLVAPPGAGKTTRVPLALLDAGWLDGRRIVMLEPRRMAARAAAAQMARLLGERVGDTVGYRVRLDTRVGPRTRIEVVTEGVLTRMLQSDPGLEGVGAVVLDEFHERSLTADLGLALTLHARRLLRPDLRVLVMSATLDPVPVQRLLGGAPAVRSEGRVFPIETRYHAPPGRRESTPWAIAAQVTEAVRSAVRDESGDLLVFLPGAGEIRRVAESLGAVDLGSGVDVVPLHGRLGRDLQDRALAPSPMGRRKVVLATSIAETSLTIEGVRVVIDSGWMRVPRFDPGSGLTRLDTVRVSRDAADQRRGRAGRTAPGACVRLWSEDEHRGLVEARLPEVRDADLAPLLLDLGVFGASVDELEWLDAPPKTALVQAAELLRSLDLVDARGGVTDDGRAAARLGVHPRIGHMLVRARGVGRGGVACDLAALLGERDLLRADGRAPAVDARLRLEALRRASGPGLRGHRVDRGSRARVLREAEHLRRRLGVEGDDGLPIEEAVAAVAPLLAWAYPDRVGLRRDGARGRFLLRNGRGVRMFDDDPLAEAEAIVVADLDDGGREARIHLAAPLDREALERQFADRIEQAESVAFDPSSGRVRTLRIRRLGALELEASSIHRPDPHAVAEALCDGVRSAGLPSLPWTRETRQFVDRVRFLHALEPEPWPAMDDASLLDALEDWLAPFLTGMRSLDDLRRVDLAAALSTRVGWERGRRLDDEAPTHFEVPSGSRIALDYSDPRAPVLAVRLQEVFGLLETPRIGGGRVPLTVHLLSPASRPVQVTTDLASFWRTTYFEVRKDLRGRYPKHAWPEDPLTATALRGVPRRGQR, from the coding sequence GTGAGCCGGCGGCCGATCGCACCGCCACTGCCGGTCGACGAGGCGCTCCCGGAGTTGCAGCGCGCCCTCGCCGAAGTCGGTTCTGCGGTGTTGGTGGCGCCCCCCGGCGCGGGGAAGACGACCCGGGTGCCGCTCGCGCTTCTCGACGCCGGGTGGCTGGACGGCCGACGGATCGTGATGCTGGAGCCGCGCCGGATGGCGGCCCGCGCCGCCGCCGCGCAGATGGCCCGGCTGCTCGGTGAGCGGGTCGGCGACACCGTGGGCTACCGGGTGCGACTCGACACCCGCGTCGGGCCCCGCACGCGGATCGAGGTGGTGACCGAGGGGGTGCTCACCCGCATGCTCCAGTCCGATCCCGGGCTGGAGGGGGTGGGCGCGGTGGTGCTCGACGAGTTTCACGAGCGCTCCCTGACGGCCGACCTCGGGCTGGCCCTCACCCTGCACGCCCGGCGCCTGCTGCGCCCCGACCTCCGCGTGCTCGTGATGTCCGCCACCCTCGATCCCGTCCCGGTACAGAGGCTGCTCGGCGGGGCCCCGGCGGTGCGAAGCGAGGGGCGCGTGTTCCCCATCGAGACGCGGTACCACGCCCCCCCGGGGCGCCGCGAGTCGACGCCCTGGGCGATCGCCGCGCAGGTGACCGAGGCGGTCCGCTCCGCGGTGCGCGATGAGTCGGGCGACCTGCTCGTGTTCCTGCCGGGAGCGGGTGAGATCCGGCGAGTGGCCGAGTCGCTGGGGGCCGTCGACCTCGGATCGGGGGTGGACGTAGTTCCCCTGCACGGGCGCCTCGGGCGCGACCTGCAGGACCGTGCGCTCGCGCCTTCTCCGATGGGGAGGCGGAAGGTGGTGCTCGCCACCTCGATCGCCGAGACGTCGCTCACCATCGAGGGCGTGCGGGTGGTGATCGACAGTGGCTGGATGCGGGTGCCCCGCTTCGATCCGGGGTCGGGACTCACCCGGCTCGACACCGTGCGGGTCAGCCGCGACGCCGCCGATCAGCGACGCGGGCGGGCCGGCCGCACCGCGCCCGGCGCATGCGTGCGACTCTGGTCCGAAGACGAGCACCGAGGCCTGGTCGAGGCCCGGCTGCCCGAGGTGCGCGACGCCGACCTCGCGCCGCTGCTCCTCGACCTCGGGGTCTTCGGGGCCTCCGTCGACGAACTCGAATGGCTCGACGCACCGCCGAAGACGGCGCTCGTCCAGGCGGCAGAACTGTTGCGCTCCCTCGACCTCGTCGACGCCCGGGGTGGTGTGACCGACGACGGCCGTGCCGCGGCGCGCCTCGGCGTGCACCCGCGCATCGGGCACATGCTGGTGCGGGCCCGGGGAGTGGGGCGGGGTGGCGTGGCGTGCGATCTGGCCGCCCTACTCGGCGAGAGAGATCTCCTGCGCGCGGACGGGCGGGCTCCGGCGGTCGATGCCCGGCTGCGCCTCGAGGCGCTCCGGCGCGCCTCCGGCCCCGGTCTGCGCGGCCACCGGGTGGATCGCGGCTCCCGCGCCCGGGTGCTGCGCGAGGCCGAGCACCTGCGTCGCCGGCTCGGCGTGGAGGGCGACGACGGGCTCCCCATCGAGGAGGCGGTGGCCGCCGTGGCCCCGCTGCTCGCCTGGGCCTATCCGGATCGGGTGGGGCTGCGACGCGACGGTGCGCGGGGACGCTTTCTGCTTCGCAACGGGCGCGGGGTGCGCATGTTCGACGACGATCCACTCGCCGAGGCCGAGGCGATCGTCGTGGCGGATCTCGACGACGGAGGCCGGGAGGCCCGAATCCACCTCGCCGCGCCGCTCGACCGCGAGGCCCTCGAGCGACAGTTCGCCGACCGGATCGAGCAGGCGGAGTCGGTGGCCTTCGATCCGTCGAGCGGTCGGGTGCGGACGCTCCGGATTCGACGTCTCGGTGCGCTGGAGCTCGAGGCGTCGTCGATCCATCGGCCCGACCCCCACGCGGTGGCCGAGGCGCTGTGCGACGGCGTGCGGTCGGCGGGACTCCCCTCGCTGCCCTGGACGCGCGAGACTCGGCAGTTCGTCGACCGCGTCCGGTTTCTTCACGCGCTGGAGCCGGAACCGTGGCCGGCGATGGACGACGCCTCGCTGCTCGATGCACTCGAGGATTGGCTCGCGCCCTTTCTCACCGGCATGCGCAGCCTCGACGACCTGCGCAGGGTGGACCTCGCAGCGGCGCTGTCGACCCGGGTGGGGTGGGAGCGGGGGCGCCGCCTCGACGACGAGGCGCCGACCCATTTCGAGGTGCCGAGCGGGTCGCGGATCGCCCTCGACTACTCCGACCCCCGTGCGCCCGTCCTCGCGGTGCGGCTGCAGGAGGTGTTCGGCCTGCTCGAGACGCCGCGAATCGGCGGAGGCCGGGTGCCGCTCACGGTCCACCTGCTCTCGCCGGCGTCACGCCCCGTGCAGGTCACGACCGATCTGGCGAGTTTCTGGCGCACCACCTACTTCGAGGTACGGAAGGATCTGCGCGGGCGCTATCCGAAGCACGCGTGGCCGGAGGATCCCCTCACCGCCACCGCCCTGCGGGGCGTGCCCCGGCGCGGGCAGCGGTAG
- a CDS encoding histidine kinase, translating into MHQSPPPRPRPLPALIRPLLRIPLGWKLLAPWLVGVAAVVGWAAVYGAGAGSLPVLAGILGLFAGLGIAAVRWALRPLHSLADTARRVTSGDDAARVPRSPLADPRTAQLIETFNEMLDALDTERRRRWDDATWMVEAEERQRERVAAELYGGPAQTLAGVLVQLRMWERGVESEPGGEAPIAALAPEVRGALEEVRTLARRLRPPELGELGTLAAIQALARRTEASSGVRVDVSGAIPDPRLPPAARSALYRIVEECLGDLPVGHGTAPGRIAFTPANHHLDMELHLPPVDRSVRSGAPAPDASPRWRVVAHRAELVGGRLTASSTPGEGLRIHLELPLLGPGAGPSGREPWTPPALSGVPLSGV; encoded by the coding sequence GTGCACCAATCCCCCCCTCCGCGCCCGCGCCCGCTTCCGGCGCTGATCCGCCCCCTGCTGCGAATCCCCCTCGGGTGGAAACTGTTGGCGCCCTGGCTCGTCGGTGTCGCGGCCGTGGTGGGGTGGGCGGCGGTCTACGGTGCGGGGGCGGGTTCGCTGCCCGTGCTCGCCGGCATCCTCGGCCTGTTCGCGGGTTTGGGCATCGCCGCGGTTCGGTGGGCCCTCCGCCCCCTCCACTCGCTCGCCGACACCGCGCGACGGGTCACCTCGGGTGACGATGCGGCCCGGGTGCCTCGCTCCCCGCTCGCCGACCCGCGCACCGCGCAGTTGATCGAGACCTTCAACGAGATGCTCGACGCCCTCGACACCGAGCGGCGCCGGCGATGGGACGACGCCACCTGGATGGTCGAAGCCGAGGAGCGGCAGCGAGAGCGCGTCGCGGCCGAACTCTACGGCGGGCCGGCGCAGACGCTGGCCGGCGTGCTCGTCCAGTTGCGCATGTGGGAGCGGGGCGTCGAGTCCGAGCCGGGGGGCGAGGCTCCGATCGCGGCCCTCGCGCCCGAGGTTCGCGGCGCGCTCGAAGAGGTGCGAACACTGGCCCGCCGCCTGCGCCCGCCCGAACTCGGAGAGCTCGGCACCCTGGCGGCGATTCAGGCACTGGCTCGGCGGACCGAGGCCTCTTCGGGCGTGCGTGTCGACGTGTCGGGCGCGATCCCCGACCCCCGTCTGCCCCCCGCCGCACGCTCCGCTCTCTACCGCATCGTCGAGGAGTGCCTCGGCGATCTCCCCGTCGGGCACGGCACGGCCCCGGGCCGCATCGCGTTCACTCCCGCGAACCACCACCTCGACATGGAACTGCACCTGCCCCCCGTCGACCGCTCGGTCCGATCCGGCGCCCCCGCACCGGACGCCTCCCCCCGGTGGCGCGTGGTCGCGCATCGGGCCGAACTGGTGGGGGGCCGACTCACGGCTTCGAGCACCCCTGGCGAGGGGCTTCGCATCCACCTCGAGCTCCCCCTCCTCGGCCCGGGGGCGGGTCCCTCGGGCCGCGAACCATGGACCCCGCCGGCGCTCTCGGGTGTCCCACTCAGCGGAGTTTGA
- a CDS encoding PAS domain-containing sensor histidine kinase, whose translation MTDPRYKAIFDRSPDGILLVDGDGVIQQANARALEMFGYAEAGLAGVRVEALIPREARAAHVGQRENYQRGPAVRPMGIGLELRALGADGLEFPVEVSLAPVEGEGGARWTVATVRDVSARRRLQDFSAGALRASEDERARIARELHDDTAQRLATVLVRLRLLADKVADPDARAACAEIRDAIADTAEGVRRIARGLRPPELQDAGLGSALRSHVRRLEEDGPLDIDLELTAVDRIQDLDTALITYRIVQESLSNVVRHSRSPRVRVSVGVHEQEVQGVVQDEGVGFRTEHDLVHGRGLGLIGMQERATMLGGRVWVESCPGEGTTVRFRLPLERARVGAHG comes from the coding sequence GTGACCGATCCGCGCTACAAGGCCATCTTCGACCGCTCGCCCGACGGCATCCTGCTCGTCGACGGCGACGGGGTGATCCAGCAGGCCAACGCCCGCGCACTCGAGATGTTCGGGTACGCCGAGGCCGGCCTCGCGGGCGTGCGGGTGGAGGCTCTGATTCCGCGGGAGGCGCGCGCGGCTCACGTGGGTCAGCGCGAGAACTACCAGCGGGGCCCGGCGGTGCGACCCATGGGGATCGGGCTCGAACTGCGGGCGCTCGGTGCCGACGGGCTGGAATTTCCGGTGGAGGTGTCGCTGGCTCCGGTGGAGGGCGAGGGCGGTGCCCGGTGGACGGTGGCGACAGTCCGCGACGTGTCGGCGCGCCGCCGCCTTCAGGACTTCTCGGCCGGCGCACTGCGCGCCTCGGAAGACGAGCGGGCCCGCATCGCGCGCGAGCTCCACGACGACACCGCACAGCGTCTGGCCACGGTGCTCGTGCGCCTCCGGCTCCTGGCCGACAAGGTCGCCGATCCGGATGCGCGTGCGGCCTGCGCGGAAATCCGCGACGCCATCGCCGATACCGCGGAGGGGGTGCGCCGCATCGCTCGCGGCCTGCGACCGCCCGAGCTGCAGGACGCCGGACTGGGCTCCGCCCTGCGCTCGCACGTGCGGCGCCTCGAAGAAGACGGCCCGCTCGACATCGACCTGGAGCTCACGGCGGTCGACCGGATCCAGGATCTCGACACGGCGCTGATCACCTATCGGATCGTTCAGGAAAGCCTGAGCAACGTCGTGCGCCATTCCCGGAGTCCCCGGGTTCGCGTGAGCGTGGGCGTGCACGAGCAGGAGGTGCAGGGAGTGGTGCAGGACGAGGGGGTGGGCTTTCGCACCGAGCACGACCTCGTACACGGGCGCGGGCTCGGATTGATCGGCATGCAGGAGCGCGCCACCATGCTCGGGGGGCGCGTGTGGGTGGAATCCTGCCCGGGCGAGGGTACGACGGTGCGTTTCCGGCTGCCCCTCGAGCGGGCGAGGGTCGGCGCCCATGGCTGA